A stretch of the Cyanobacteria bacterium GSL.Bin1 genome encodes the following:
- a CDS encoding EamA family transporter: protein MGNSQLATTGRAIAFVLLWNSGFIGAEYGLPFTGTFTLLFWRYLLLTLILFLYLKASNRFVIPNRGTFVHTAFVGVLAHGVWLSCALLALEQNVPAGIVALVVALQPLVTGALSGIVVGEHPNLRQWFGLTIGFLGVAIAVGTRIQLNNDASTIGYFIPFGSVIAITCASLLQRRREVLPQAQTPLNVSQNLFYQSLATAFILFFPAIGVEKLTIQWNVPFVATLSWLILGVSLGAYGLMWKLLSELDATRVASLFYLGPPVTMGMAWLAFGDIPQLTDIIGLGVVVVGVFFVQLSNQNRLQKKIKRQQSD from the coding sequence ATGGGAAATTCACAATTAGCAACGACTGGGCGCGCGATCGCGTTTGTCTTACTCTGGAACTCTGGTTTTATTGGGGCAGAATACGGTTTACCCTTTACAGGGACGTTTACATTACTATTCTGGCGATATTTGCTATTGACCCTGATTTTGTTCTTGTATCTTAAAGCCAGCAATCGTTTCGTGATTCCCAATCGGGGAACGTTTGTTCATACTGCATTCGTCGGAGTTTTAGCCCATGGCGTTTGGCTCAGTTGCGCCCTCCTCGCTTTAGAACAAAATGTTCCCGCAGGGATTGTCGCGCTGGTCGTTGCCCTACAACCCCTTGTTACTGGGGCTTTATCGGGAATTGTTGTTGGAGAACACCCGAATCTCCGACAGTGGTTTGGCTTAACCATTGGCTTTCTTGGTGTCGCGATCGCGGTGGGAACCCGAATCCAACTCAATAATGACGCTTCCACCATTGGTTACTTTATCCCTTTTGGTTCTGTTATTGCCATTACCTGTGCCAGTCTTCTACAACGCCGACGAGAAGTTTTACCGCAAGCTCAGACTCCTCTCAATGTTAGCCAAAATTTGTTTTATCAAAGCCTTGCCACAGCGTTCATCCTATTTTTCCCCGCGATCGGAGTAGAGAAATTAACTATACAATGGAATGTACCATTCGTGGCAACGTTAAGCTGGCTCATTCTTGGCGTTTCCCTTGGTGCTTATGGTTTAATGTGGAAACTTCTGTCTGAATTAGATGCTACACGAGTAGCGAGCCTTTTTTATCTCGGTCCACCCGTTACGATGGGAATGGCATGGCTTGCCTTTGGCGATATTCCACAACTCACCGATATCATTGGTTTAGGAGTCGTTGTTGTGGGTGTCTTTTTTGTACAACTATCGAACCAAAATCGTTTGCAGAAAAAAATCAAAAGACAACAAAGCGATTAG
- a CDS encoding MBL fold metallo-hydrolase gives MCADANKNQTSAMTSPPKPPREILAGIYAFAPNRETLGGTAYFILGKAGNILVDCPGWKEGQKSAFQAFFQQQGGVRWLFITHRDGMSQVRNLQSDLGCEVIVQEQEAYLLPEVTLTSFAEEITFGEATGIWTCGYSPGSSCLYLPVHGGVLFSGRHLLVNPEGKLMPIASRKTFHWRRQLRNVEKLKAKFSPETLSYICPGANTGFLRGKGVVKDGYQKLIHSDSENTF, from the coding sequence TTCTGCCATGACCTCCCCCCCAAAACCTCCCCGTGAAATCTTAGCAGGGATTTATGCTTTTGCTCCGAATCGAGAAACTTTAGGCGGGACAGCTTACTTTATTCTAGGTAAAGCCGGGAATATTTTAGTGGATTGTCCAGGATGGAAGGAAGGGCAAAAATCAGCTTTTCAAGCATTTTTTCAACAGCAGGGCGGGGTGCGTTGGTTATTTATTACTCATCGGGATGGCATGAGTCAAGTCCGTAACCTGCAATCGGATTTAGGCTGTGAAGTGATTGTCCAAGAACAGGAAGCCTACTTACTACCGGAGGTAACACTCACCTCATTTGCCGAAGAAATTACTTTTGGGGAAGCAACGGGCATTTGGACGTGCGGTTATTCTCCTGGATCTTCCTGTCTCTATTTACCCGTTCACGGTGGGGTTTTATTTTCCGGTCGTCATCTCTTAGTTAATCCGGAAGGAAAGCTCATGCCAATTGCGAGTCGTAAAACTTTCCACTGGCGCAGACAGTTAAGAAATGTTGAGAAACTCAAAGCAAAATTTTCTCCTGAAACCTTAAGCTATATTTGTCCAGGGGCAAATACTGGGTTTCTGAGAGGGAAAGGAGTAGTTAAAGATGGGTATCAAAAATTGATTCATTCTGACAGTGAGAACACCTTCTAA